tcaaaatttgatttaatttttcatactttTTGTTTTCGTTTTATCCTTCATTTGCATGGTAGATaacggtttttttttttttgagggcttctttattttccttttatttctttatattttaaggTTGGTGCTTTTATGTCTAGGGTTTTTTTCATAAGCTTAGATTTACTGAGAGCTCCATGTAACTGTTGAAAAGAGCTCGCTCTCGGTAATATTGGTACCTCGAGACCGCACCGTTACGTCTAATGATTTCTGCTTTCGCACACTGTGATCGGCTAACTCTGCAATGTCCTCTCTTCTGGACCATTATGTGAATAGTTGATTTAAAGATTATGTGGTGTTTGCATGTTGCTCTTCTCCTCTTTTTTCTATTCCTTTTGTTTTGCTTGTATACCAGTCCGTTGCTGTAATTACTATTGATAGTGCTTCAATGGGTTTATGGATCCGGTGAAGTTTTTAGTATTGAGGTCGATATAGTAGGTTCGGTAATATAGTAGGTTCGGTGATATTATGTACTGAATGCgtgtgttatttatttttattgtctgATTGTGATGATGCTCTGCAGTGAAACTTTAAAGGGTTCTTTTAACGGAGCAATCGGTGTGGTTGTTGGGTTTTATCCAGTTGTGTGGTTgagttaatttgatttgatttaatctaatttaatttgaaatactTTAATTTGTGTGTTTAGTTATTTTCTTTCATATATCCTCTAGTTTTATTAAATGTTatacactttttttttaaagcacaACTATtagttgtattaataaaattttatcaaacaaaGAGGGATATCATCTCAAACAAAGAGATGATAATGTTTAAGAGATTTTCCAGCCAAAGTATGAATAGCTAGAATGACATGACGACGAATCCATCTgacagaaatatcagttatagagtctaacaaagatttacaatcattaaaaatcaaatccagTTCAGAAATGTCTAAATGTGGAGACTGAAGAGATTGAACCACTTGCAAACAGTCTATAAAAATGTATCCATTAAAAAGCAAAAATTTTGTCGCAAAGAGTAAACAGTGACGGAGAGCTaaagttttaataattatcGGCCTACCATTAATTTCATAGAAACTAGAAACACCGTGTTGGAATATACTCTCAGAATTTTTCACAACAAAATTGTAACCAATAAAATTTTGAGCGTGAAACAAAATCCCATCAACTTGACAAATCCAACTgaaattattcaaatttaaaaataacgcATGAATTTGGAGAGTAATGACTTTACGAGCAGGTATTATACACCTATGTAttgataaaaaaggaaaaaaaaaacgttTTCTTCATTAactttaagtaataaaaaaaattaaaggtaaTAAATACTTGCTTGGAAATTTGAAAAAGAGGagagaaattttaatattagttTCTTCATTTAATGGATGAAGGATATGTTTATAGATACAATattcattaaatatattaatgacaatttaaaaattataattatcatAATACCAATTTTACCCTTATTCTGTACagatcaattcaattcaaatagtattattataaaaaaaaatatctttcttaatataaaaaaataaaatagataaaattttaaaataaaaaaaaattatttcgtttttcaaataatttattgacTGGCTTCCTAATATACTTCTAATTATTATGCaaaaaaagtataatttattaattactccCTTCTTCCATTTTTATCAGTTAATTTTAAGGGTTGATTTATCCAAAATTATTTGCCTCTTCAAGAAGATTAAagtgtattaattttttttaataatacttaGCTAAATATTAtcagaacaattttcaattactaaaataattaataattactaaaacaattaaaattaccaAACATGGcataaaaatagaaagaaataataaaagaataatatagTAATGGAGCAATATTAGTATAGACTAAATCAAAAAatgcaataaaattttttttgttgttaattatattataattatattttgtgtgtgaaaaaaaaaggaaatagatttatttttataagttgaAGGGTGTAATTGAAAATAAGTGAGAATAATATacttttcctttaaaaaaattttccacTCCCTAGAGATCCTAGCCATTTTTTACCTCCTTAATTAGTGTATATGACATCAAATAACCGTATATATATGAAGTAGTTGAGAAAGATAACAATTTATGAAAGCTGGCAACCAACATGTGTATTAAATTCATGACATACACACACTTATCATTTTCTTCACTCGTTTCTTCCCAAATACCTATGTCATTTAGGTATGGTTCGAATAATAAACTAATTACGTTGAATCTCACATCGATAGAGTAGAGGTAATGTGCCATTTATAaggattttaaatattttttctttttaaattaacttttagAATGAATTAGATTTGAGTATGAAAGAGTATATTAAATCTCACGTTAATttagaaaagaaataatgtaTTCTGTCAATTATAAAAAAAGGTTATTCATGTTATATGAATTTTATGGAATATAGACAgacttttaattgaatgattttaaaataGGAATCaacttaaacttttaaaaaatttagaaatttaataacGATTTACCCCTAATTATGTAATGTGGATTATATATAACATATACTAAAATttagtgaaaaataattttcttttccataaaaaaaaaatttgtgaaACTGTAGATGCTCATTATTATCTTAAGTTTATTATTATCCTCAATATATATTCATTTCTTGAAGACATTTCATCATACGTCTATTATTAATGTTATTAGCCCTAACAATAAAGAATATCAAtgaaaatttgataaatataaattaaagaatATAAACTTTAGGGgccatatattattaatttattttaattcaatttagtttGTCTGaccttattaatttatttaatttaattttttatagaatatatatatatatatattttcttatatattCTCCCTtacatactaaaattttaatttgagagATTCTTTGTCTATGTTATTTTTCATTgataattttcattaaataataaattcaaaataattactgtaatgtaaaataaaaaaataaaaaaaagcaaGCACAAAAGACACTTGTACCttattcatttttcatttttcttttattaattttcctatattattaaatttatacatgcaactaaaaattaaatcatatcacCAATAATTGTTATGGGCAGTAATAATAGCAATTGTATTTTAAAGGAACTTAGAATCAATGCTTTGAGCTTATCACCGCAATATCCCATGAAATTTGAAATGCCAAGTGCTGAAAGATTTGCATAACTCCTACCTACTCTTGTTTAAAATGCGTTTCGCCTATGGAGTATTATATAATGATTTGCAGATATGTATCTTTCCCATCTCATATTCAACATCTCTTGACTTATACAAATAATTGCAAGAACCCATCTCTTTCAGTTGCTCTTTCTGATCTGCCATGGACGCTTTCCTGGTAACCTACCTCCTACCCATCCTCTCCATCATCTTCTACATCTGTAAAGAGTCGCTCAAGAAGAGAAACCAGACTTGCTATATGCTACACTATGAGTGCTTCAAGGCCACAGACGACAGGAAACTCGATGCAGGATCCAGTGCCAAAATCATAAGAAGAAATAAGAATCTAGGTCTTGAAGAATTCAGGTTTCTGTTACGAACTATTGTTAGTTCTGGGATAGGAGAAGAGACTTATTGCCCAAAAAATGTCATGGAAGGAAGAGAACAATCTCCTTCTCTTGTGGATGGATACTCAGAGCTGGATGAAGTAATTTTCAATACACTTGACAGGCTCTTTGCCAATACAGGAGTTTCTCCTTCAGACATTGACATAGTTGTCACTACTGTTTCTTTATTCACCTCGTTTCCTTCTCTAACATCTCGGATAATAAATCGCTACAAGATGAGAGAGGACACTAAGGTTTACAATCTCAGCGGCATGGGTTGCAGTGGAAGCTTAGTGGGGATCGATTTAGTCCAGCAATTGTTCAGGTCATCGAACCAGAAATATTTTGCTATTGTCGTGAGCACAGAGTGCATGGGCCAACGTTGGTACTGTGGGAAAGAGAAATCCATGATGCTCTCCAACGTTCTCTTTCGTTCTGGTGGCTGCTCAATGCTCTTGACGAATAATTCATGTCTGAAAAATAGATCAATCTTGAAATTAGATTATCTGGTTCGTACCCATCTTGGCTCAAGCGATGAAGCTTATAATAGCTGCCTTGAAGTAGAGGATGAGCTTGGTTACAGAGGTGTTCATCTCTCCAGAAACCTTCAAAAGGTTGCTGCAGAAGCTTTAACTCTGAACCTAAAAGTGCTCCTGCCGAAAGTGTTGCCACTGTGGGAGATCCTCCGCTACGTAATATCATCTAACTTCCGAAACAAAGCGACCAAAAAGCCAAATATAGGGATCAATCTTAAAACAGGAATCAAGCATTTCTGTATACATCCAGGCGGAAGGGCGATTATTGATAAGGTAGGTGAGAGTTTAGGACTGAATAGTTATGATCTTGAGCCATCTAGAATGGCGCTCTACCGGTTCGGAAACACATCGTCCGGTGGGTTGTGGTATGAGTTAGGGTACTTAGAGGCCAAGAAAAGGCTGAAGAAAGGAGAGAAGATACTGATGATAAGCCTTGGAGCAGGTTTTAAGTGCAACAACTGTGTTTGGGAGGTGATGAGAAATTTGGAGGATGCCAATGTCTGGGAGGACTGCATAGATCGCTATCCTCCAAATATCAATGTCAACCCTTTTCTGGAGAAGTTGAGTTGGATAACCGAGGAATGTCCGGACTTTGCAGGACTTGAGTAGCAGCTGTCCGTCTCTGTGTGTGTAATGAATGCTTTTACAGTGTGTATGGTTTTGCACTTGAGGAAGAATAATGAAGTTTTCTGTGATTGGAGAGTGCAAATAATGTTGGGAATGATTGTTTTCTCATGAACTTATAATAacttttttgtatttttctcataaacttataataaattttctggatttttttactattttaaactGAGTTACAGAACTATTTTCTCTCCTGCACAACTCGCCTGTATGAAGCTGCAATTGCTAGCAGTCACCGGTCAGCCATTTGGTGGTCAATTCATTCCCAAGCCTTATACATACCGCCTGTCTCACTATGGGGTCGGTCATACCTACAATTGCAAGAAAGgggattatttaatttataggaATAAAAAATCACCACAGCTATAATCTGcccatattttgatttttttttttcaaagagaaAAAAGCAAGTAATTTGTTTGATTTTCTCATAACTATGGGGTGATATATAGCTAGGCTGTTTGATATACCATGATGGAATTGGCCTCCTTTGCCAATTTCCACCCCCCACATTATCCTCGGTGATGATGTAGTCATTTTGCACCAATTGTCTGGCAACTGCCTTTGCTCTAGTGAAGCCAGATATGAATGGTTTTAACCGTGGGTAAGCAAGATACAACGCCACATCTTCTCTTGGGCCCATCCATAATGATGGCTTCAACTTTTCGCCAGTGCATTTGGACGAGAAAACAAAATTTTCTGCTTCTAGGTATTGTTTTATCAGTCTTTATTATCAAAATGTCCACTTGTACTAGTGTTGAGAAATACCATATCAATAGTTGCTCCAATCCTTCTGCCATTGATGTCTTTGAACTTGCCGTGAGATAGCTAGCAAGAGATCCTTTGTCTAATTCTGGCTGAGGATCTACCCTCTGTTTAAGAAAGCATTATTGACAATTTTACTCGACAACTAATAGAATTTGTTAAGACTTATTAACCGAAAAACTAAATAGTAGTATTCATAAATAATCAATAAGCAGGAATATTGTTGCTGAATGTgaaatttctctttctttgattttatattattatgtttaaaaaaatttagtctttaaaaaaagtaaaaaaaaaaaattctctctaAAATTAGTCAGAATTTTAAATCCATTGCTAAATTAGAACTAGATTAttggggtgagcattcggtcggttcagttcggttttttagtatttataaaaaccgaatcgaaccaattttggttagaaaccgaatcgaactgaaccggtctgattcggttcgatttggttcggtttgatcggtttcaatttttaataattttttaatttttttacactttatttttaatattttaaactttaattaaaatattttaatcttaatatgatttaatttctctatattattgaaaaaacatattattatcactaatcggttcggttcggttttttcagtttttttctgaccaaaatcaaaccgaaccgaaataatcaaaatttctgaaattaaaaatcgaaccgaaccgaaccgaaccgaaatgtataaaaaaccaaaccaaattttcaattcgattcggtttgatcggttttttcagtttgaaccgaatactgtttACTCCTACTAGATTAACtccattattatataaattaaaatttagtgatTGAAAAGAAATTGCTAACTTTTTTTCATCCAGAAATTTGATTTATTACTAAATGAAAAATGCTTGTTTCTTTTCTCATTTGATTTAGCAATGATTTTTATTCGTTCTCAAATGTGAAAGTGGCTTTTCTCTTTTGGTTTAACAATTAATGGATTTCACATTTCATTGCTAAATATAATAActtttttgaaattttgttgCCAAATGTGAAAGTGAATTTTCTCTTCTCTTGATTTAGCACTAGATTTCACATTATGTTTTTAAATCACACAACTTAGGTTttatacctttttttttttttttcgtattAGGACTTGATTAAGTTTAAGACTAACGAAGTCCATAATAAGCTTTTAAATACCTCACATTGTTTTTAACAGTTTATCTCTAATTAGTTCAATTAGCTTTTGGATCTTTTATGATGATATTTTATCActaaaacttttattattttatggaaTATTATTCATATTTTCTAACGTTTGGGATGCTCATAAAATTTAGTCAATAAAATACATTTTTCTgatgaaaaaaaatcattttaagaaaaaaaattttctaaaaaaaaacaaatgtaATTTTCCTGTGAGATACTTATTAAGacctatatataaatttgttaataaattttattttttaaaaaaaataagttatttccttgaaaaatattttttatggaaaacattttgtaaaaaaaacattttctaCAAAAAGTAAtttccaaaattaaatttttttcagcAAACAAATGGAGCCTTAGGCTCCATTTGTTTTACGGAAAAAATTTTCCATATTTTTTGTCGTTTGAAACACtcagaaaatttaattaacggaaaatatttttctggtTAAAGGAAAAAGTAAGTCATTTTAAGGAAATGACTTCCTCTTTTGAAAAGAATAAATCATTTTTCACACCTTAAAATCTTTATTAAgctctctatatataaatttgttaataaattttatttataaattaagattAAGCAGTGGAAAATAGGTTAGCTTATTGGAAAATTTTTtacacaaaaaatattttacacaaAAAACATTTTCCacgtaaaatatttttcaaatacaagTTATTTTCTGTAAACAAATGGAGGCTAAGTGATGTTGCAGAGATTAGATTAATAATATGGCTAGAATGGAACTATGCTGTAATTGGCTAAACCTGCAAAGGGGAAAAGATGAGGTGATGGTGGGTGCCTACAGCAGCCACtccaacgctcaagtcagtactCAATAAGATAGAGAgtgtaatgaattgcttagaatttGAGTAGTATCAGATAATAGCATACATTTGTCTCTATGATCGTCCTCCTTTTATACTGCAAGAGGATGgaaataaatatagcatttcccGATGACCCGATGATGATGTGGCTGGCTGCTtaataagggatatcaccagcTGATAGGTTGGTAAATCCGCGATCATAGGCATAATGGGAATACACTGGATTGTGCCTGATAATGGTAACTTCAT
This genomic interval from Manihot esculenta cultivar AM560-2 chromosome 12, M.esculenta_v8, whole genome shotgun sequence contains the following:
- the LOC110627401 gene encoding 3-ketoacyl-CoA synthase 19 translates to MDAFLVTYLLPILSIIFYICKESLKKRNQTCYMLHYECFKATDDRKLDAGSSAKIIRRNKNLGLEEFRFLLRTIVSSGIGEETYCPKNVMEGREQSPSLVDGYSELDEVIFNTLDRLFANTGVSPSDIDIVVTTVSLFTSFPSLTSRIINRYKMREDTKVYNLSGMGCSGSLVGIDLVQQLFRSSNQKYFAIVVSTECMGQRWYCGKEKSMMLSNVLFRSGGCSMLLTNNSCLKNRSILKLDYLVRTHLGSSDEAYNSCLEVEDELGYRGVHLSRNLQKVAAEALTLNLKVLLPKVLPLWEILRYVISSNFRNKATKKPNIGINLKTGIKHFCIHPGGRAIIDKVGESLGLNSYDLEPSRMALYRFGNTSSGGLWYELGYLEAKKRLKKGEKILMISLGAGFKCNNCVWEVMRNLEDANVWEDCIDRYPPNINVNPFLEKLSWITEECPDFAGLE